One region of Thunnus albacares chromosome 20, fThuAlb1.1, whole genome shotgun sequence genomic DNA includes:
- the LOC122970880 gene encoding hydroxycarboxylic acid receptor 2-like, translating to MTILNPTTPIPSGGGSGHSHCPPVDFQLGGVTLLPVLTVILGLLGNIVALWIFCFKLKAWNINNLFLFNLIIADFLILMSLPLRIDALRRGYWVFGDGLCSIDLFLLYSNRSASIALMTVLAIYRYFKVVHPHHWFSHMTKRQAAYMLVVVWLLIISPRVPILTNKHTEGNGTRTRCLFFTCSSHITLITMHRILTVLEFIIPMAMLLFCAIRISSFLREQQMGKPEKVRKAMRVCTAIVVVFMVCFLPTTVTTIGVWVIHSYNPEDCDTFNIFVKLTIVALGLNFLNSALDPIVYIFSSSMFKRALCSSLPHFLRCGQDADDAEMTTSSIESQSTTQKDLKSMRADRGNEAM from the exons ATGACCATTTTAAACCCCACGACACCGATCCCTAGTGGTGGAGGCAGTGGCCACAGTCACTGCCCACCAGTCGATTTTCAACTGGGGGGTGTGACTCTGTTACCAGTCCTCACTGTCATACTGGGGCTGCTGGGAAACATAGTTGCTCTGTGGATCTTTTGCTTTAAACTGAAGGCCTGGAATATCAACAACCTGTTCCTCTTCAACCTGATTATCGCTGACTTCCTGATTCTCATGAGTCTTCCTCTCAGGATCGATGCCTTGCGCAGGGGCTACTGGGTGTTTGGTGATGGCTTGTGCAGTATCGACCTCTTCCTGTTGTATTCCAACCGCTCAGCCAGCATCGCACTCATGACCGTGTTGGCAATTTACCGCTACTTTAAG GTGGTCCATCCTCACCACTGGTTCAGCCATATGACCAAGAGACAGGCTGCGTACATGTTAGTGGTTGTCTGGCTGTTGATCATCAGTCCTCGGGTTCCCATACTGACGAACAAGCACACTGAGGGCAACGGCACCAGGACCCGGTGCTTATTCTTCACTTGTTCTTCACACATCACTCTGATCACCATGCACCGCATCCTGACGGTGTTGGAGTTTATCATCCCGATGGCCATGCTGCTGTTCTGCGCCATCAGGATTTCCAGCTTCCTGAGGGAGCAGCAGATGGGAAAACCTGAAAAGGTGCGCAAGGCAATGCGGGTGTGCACTGCTATCGTTGTTGTCTTCATGGTGTGCTTCTTACCCACCACGGTGACGACCATCGGGGTGTGGGTCATCCACTCGTACAACCCAGAGGACTGTGACACCTTCAACATTTTCGTCAAGCTCACCATCGTGGCTTTGGGGCTGAACTTCCTGAACTCGGCTCTGGACCCCATCGTGTACATCTTCTCCAGCTCAATGTTCAAAAGGGCACTCTGCAGCTCGCTTCCCCACTTCCTGCGCTGCGGTCAGGACGCAGACGATGCCGAGATGACTACATCCTCAATTGAAAGTCAGTCGACCACCCAGAAGGATCTGAAATCCATGAGGGCTGACAGAGGAAATGAAGCCATGTAA
- the LOC122970879 gene encoding hydroxycarboxylic acid receptor 2-like, whose product MISEDNKNFTMTMLNSTTPIPGDGGSGGGGCPPVRSQLEGAILPPVITIDVILGLLGNIVALWIFCFKLKAWNPNNLFLFNLVIADFLALVSLPLRIDDFLRGHWVFGDGLCRINLFLMYSNRSASIALMTVVAIYRYFKVVHPHHRFSRMTKRKAAYVLLFVWLLVISLWAPILANNHIKGSNNSTLCLYLTSSLTILVKMHRIVVVLEFIIPLAMLLFCSIRISSFLRQRQMGKLEKGRKAMRVCNTIVAVYIVCFLPTMVTTIGLRVIRSYRPQDCATLYTFTKLTIVSLGLNFLNSALDPILYVFSSSMFRKALCSSLPHFLRCSQDAGDAEMTASSTETQSTTQQELKSVGTDRGNEAM is encoded by the exons atgaTATCTGAAGATAACAAAAACTTCACCATGACCATGTTAAACTCCACAACTCCAATTCCTGGTGATGGAGGCAGCGGCGGAGGTGGCTGCCCACCAGTCCGTAGTCAACTGGAGGGTGCCATCCTACCCCCTGTTATCACCATTGACGTCATACTGGGTCTGCTGGGAAACATAGTTGCTCTGTGGATATTTTGCTTTAAACTGAAGGCCTGGAACCCCAACAACCTGTTCCTCTTCAACCTGGTTATCGCTGACTTCCTGGCTCTCGTGAGTCTTCCTCTCAGGATCGATGACTTTCTCAGAGGCCACTGGGTTTTTGGTGATGGCTTGTGCAGGATCAACCTCTTCCTGATGTATTCCAACCGCTCAGCCAGCATCGCGCTCATGACCGTGGTGGCAATTTACCGCTACTTTAAG GTGGTCCATCCTCACCACCGGTTCAGCCGTATGACCAAGAGAAAGGCTGCgtatgtgttgctgtttgtCTGGCTGTTGGTCATCAGTCTTTGGGCTCCCATACTGGCTAACAACCACATCAAAGGCAGCAACAACAGCACCTTGTGCTTATACCTCACTTCTTCACTCACCATCTTGGTCAAAATGCATCGCATCGTGGTGGTGCTGGAGTTCATCATCCCGCTGGCCATGCTGCTGTTCTGCTCCATCCGGATTTCCAGCTTTCTGAGGCAGCGGCAGATGGGAAAACTTGAAAAGGGGCGCAAGGCGATGAGGGTGTGCAACACCATCGTCGCTGTGTACATAGTGTGCTTCTTACCCACCATGGTGACGACCATCGGGCTGAGGGTCATCCGCTCGTACCGCCCACAGGACTGCGCCACCCTCTACACTTTCACCAAGCTCACCATCGTGTCTTTGGGGCTGAACTTCCTGAACTCGGCTCTGGACCCCATCTTGTACGTCTTCTCCAGCTCCATGTTCAGGAAGGCACTCTGCAGCTCGCTTCCCCATTTCCTGCGCTGCAGTCAGGACGCAGGCGATGCAGAGATGACTGCATCCTCAACTGAAACTCAGTCGACCACCCAGCAGGAACTGAAATCCGTGGGGACTGACAGAGGGAATGAAGCCATGTAA
- the LOC122970881 gene encoding hydroxycarboxylic acid receptor 2-like produces the protein MTISNFTTSIPGGGSSNGSGCPPVDVSLEALILLSVIIALGLPGNIVALWIFCFKLKAWNPNNLFLFNLVIADFLVLMSLPLRIDDLLRGHWVFGDDLCRINLFLVFSSRSASIILMTLVAIYRYFKVVHPHHRFSRMTKRQAAYMVVFVWLLAISLSAPTLAYNHIESSANSTRCIFFTTSSFTNLVTMRRILTVLLFIIPLAMLLFCSIRISSFLRQRQMGKPEKVRKAMRVCNAIVAMFIVCFLPTTVTTIGLWVLRSYHSLDCTTLYTFIRLTIVSGWLNLLNSALDPILYIFSSSMFKKALCSSLPRFLRCGQVAGDAEMTASSTESQSTTQQEPKSMRADRGNEAM, from the exons ATGACCATTTCAAACTTCACGACTTCAATCCCTGGTGGTGGAAGCAGCAATGGCAGTGGATGCCCACCAGTTGATGTTTCACTGGAGGCTTTGATCCTGTTATCAGTCATCATTGCACTGGGACTGCCAGGAAACATAGTTGCTCTGTGGATCTTTTGCTTTAAACTGAAGGCCTGGAACCCCAACAACCTGTTCCTCTTCAACCTGGTTATCGCCGACTTCTTGGTTCTCATGAGTCTTCCTCTCAGGATCGATGACTTACTCAGGGGCCACTGGGTGTTTGGTGATGACTTGTGCAGGATCAACCTCTTCCTGGTATTTTCCAGCCGCTCAGCCAGCATCATACTCATGACCTTGGTGGCAATTTACCGCTACTTTAAG GTGGTCCATCCTCACCACCGGTTCAGCCGTATGACCAAGAGACAGGCTGCATACATGGTAGTGTTTGTCTGGCTGTTGGCCATCAGTCTTTCGGCTCCCACACTGGCTTACAACCACATCGAAAGCAGTGCCAACAGCACCCGGTGCATATTCTTCACTACTTCTTCATTCACCAATCTGGTCACCATGCGCCGCATCCTGACagtgctgttgttcatcatccCGCTGGCCATGCTGCTGTTCTGCTCCATCCGGATTTCCAGCTTCCTGAGGCAGCGGCAGATGGGAAAACCTGAAAAGGTGCGCAAGGCGATGAGGGTGTGCAACGCCATCGTCGCCATGTTCATAGTGTGCTTCTTACCCACCACGGTGACGACCATCGGGTTGTGGGTCCTCCGCTCGTATCACTCCCTTGACTGCACCACCCTCTACACTTTCATCCGGCTCACCATTGTGTCTGGGTGGCTGAACTTACTGAACTCGGCCCTGGACCCTATCTTGTACATCTTCTCCAGCTCCATGTTCAAGAAGGCGCTTTGCAGCTCGCTTCCCCGTTTCCTGCGCTGCGGTCAGGTCGCAGGTGACGCTGAGATGACTGCATCCTCAACTGAAAGTCAGTCGACCACCCAGCAGGAACCGAAATCCATGAGGGCTGACAGAGGGAATGAAGCCATGTAA